A genomic region of Vicinamibacteria bacterium contains the following coding sequences:
- a CDS encoding 4Fe-4S dicluster-binding protein, with the protein MQAGLMNTYHHAISGRKGVAWSLSFLLTGFYLLLYFGPIPRLGLQFDLIQSAAEALHLGSKWTLYGLLYTSAMVVGGAFFLRRHGNSRYERIRTICVVLVQVVLAFALPIVMKVFSRQEYYFSYFWPLKIEYFYPSVILSQPFLIVMYSLLGSLLAFPLLAYFLGKRFYCSWVCGCGGLANTAGEPFRHLSSKSARAWKFEQVSIHTVLALALFTTAVVGVNWAVGKDHPQFAGFAFKVQEWYGFVVGAMLSGVLGVGLYPLMGTRVWCRFFCPMAALLGLIQKFGRFRITVKKDMCISCGNCSTYCEMGIDVRAYAMANQDVRRAACVGCGMCAHVCPRGVLKLETRPDRFRAGEPIRVFAVDL; encoded by the coding sequence ATGCAAGCCGGCCTCATGAACACGTACCACCACGCGATCTCGGGGCGGAAGGGCGTGGCCTGGTCCCTCTCCTTTCTCTTGACCGGCTTCTACTTGCTCCTCTATTTCGGCCCCATCCCGCGGCTGGGCCTCCAGTTCGACCTGATCCAGAGCGCGGCCGAGGCCTTGCACCTGGGCAGCAAGTGGACGCTCTACGGGCTGCTCTACACCTCGGCCATGGTCGTGGGGGGGGCCTTCTTCCTCCGCCGTCACGGCAACAGCCGCTACGAGCGCATCCGCACCATCTGCGTGGTGCTGGTGCAGGTGGTTCTCGCCTTCGCCTTGCCCATCGTGATGAAGGTCTTTTCCCGACAGGAGTACTACTTCAGCTATTTCTGGCCCCTGAAGATCGAGTATTTCTATCCCTCCGTGATCCTCTCCCAGCCCTTCTTGATCGTGATGTACAGCCTGCTGGGGTCGCTCCTGGCCTTCCCCCTCCTCGCCTACTTCCTGGGCAAGCGCTTCTACTGCTCGTGGGTCTGCGGCTGCGGTGGCCTCGCCAACACCGCGGGGGAGCCCTTCCGCCACCTCTCCAGCAAGTCGGCGCGCGCCTGGAAGTTCGAGCAGGTCTCGATCCACACCGTGCTCGCCCTCGCCCTCTTCACCACCGCGGTGGTGGGCGTCAATTGGGCGGTGGGCAAGGATCACCCCCAGTTCGCGGGCTTCGCCTTCAAAGTGCAGGAATGGTACGGTTTCGTGGTGGGGGCCATGCTCTCCGGCGTGCTGGGCGTCGGGCTCTACCCCTTGATGGGCACCCGGGTCTGGTGCCGGTTCTTCTGCCCCATGGCCGCCCTTCTCGGTCTCATCCAGAAGTTCGGGCGCTTTCGCATCACCGTGAAGAAGGACATGTGCATCTCCTGCGGCAACTGCTCGACCTACTGCGAGATGGGCATCGACGTGCGGGCCTACGCGATGGCCAACCAGGACGTGCGCCGCGCCGCCTGCGTGGGCTGCGGCATGTGCGCCCACGTCTGCCCGCGGGGCGTGCTCAAGTTGGAGACAAGGCCGGATCGCTTCCGGGCCGGGGAGCCGATCCGGGTCTTCGCGGTCGACCTATAA
- a CDS encoding glycoside hydrolase family 3 C-terminal domain-containing protein translates to MAILSFSLGSVLPAGAQPAPAPARTPSSDTERRVESILGQMTLEEKVDLLGGVDDFFIREVSRLSLPRLKMADGPLGVRNFGPATAMAGGIALAATWNPALAERVGTEIGRDARAKGVHFLLGPGVNIYRAPMNGRNFEYLGEDPFLGARIAVGYIKGMQAQGVSATIKHYLGNNSDFDRHNVDSVIDERTLREIYLPIFEAAVKEAHVGAIMDSYNLTNGLHMTQNGYLNTDVAKKEWGFDGIMMSDWTSTYDAVAAANGGLDLEMPSGLFLNRQNLLPAIEQGKVKLATIDDKVRRILHTAARFGWLDRDQTDLSIPRYNPQGRQVALAAAGESMVLLKNEGNLLPLGKGKIKSLAIIGPNAYPAVPVGGGSARVEPFAAVSFLEGLSNALGTAAKVYYHRGLPPAEEMARATNFLTAETSGKPGLKAEFFDNEGLTGTPVMTRTDLHIFFGHARAVLPENSRSERWTGYFVPPSPGAYDAFVAATGEDGGHYRLYVDDKVVLDNWKSSPELMGMTSLSFDQRPHKVVLEHHGRSRWLGGRLALGLVRQGTLVEADAKALAKSADVVVVAAGFSPASESEGADRTFRLPPGQDELIREMVAANRNTVVVLTAGGGVDTSAWLDRVPALVHAWYPGQEGGTALAAILLGDVNPSGRLPITLERRWEDNPVHDSYYPAETGTNRIVYQEGVFVGYRGYEHRGTKPLFPFGYGLSYTTFKYGNLAIKSTAPGASGGESGEPPYEVSFDVTNTGSQAGADVAQVYVGETQARVPRPAKELKGFAKVALQPGETKRVTVTLDRRALSYYDVKAKGWRAEPGSFDVLVGRSSEQIELRGQLGLVATAPRAK, encoded by the coding sequence ATGGCGATACTGTCCTTCTCTCTGGGGAGCGTCCTTCCCGCGGGGGCGCAGCCGGCGCCGGCGCCCGCCCGGACCCCTTCCAGCGACACCGAGCGGCGGGTCGAGTCCATCCTTGGTCAGATGACCCTCGAGGAGAAGGTCGACCTGCTCGGAGGGGTCGACGACTTCTTCATCCGGGAAGTGTCCCGGCTCAGCCTGCCCCGCTTGAAGATGGCGGACGGCCCCCTGGGCGTCCGGAACTTCGGCCCCGCCACCGCGATGGCGGGCGGGATTGCCCTCGCCGCCACCTGGAATCCAGCCTTGGCCGAACGGGTGGGCACGGAGATCGGCCGGGATGCGCGCGCCAAGGGCGTCCACTTCCTGCTGGGGCCGGGCGTGAATATCTACCGGGCGCCGATGAACGGCCGTAATTTCGAATATCTAGGCGAGGACCCGTTCTTGGGGGCACGCATCGCGGTGGGCTACATCAAGGGCATGCAAGCCCAGGGTGTGAGCGCGACCATCAAGCACTACCTGGGGAACAACTCCGACTTCGACCGTCACAACGTCGATTCCGTGATCGACGAGCGAACCCTGCGCGAGATCTACCTCCCGATTTTCGAAGCCGCGGTCAAGGAAGCGCACGTCGGCGCCATCATGGATTCCTACAACCTGACCAACGGCCTGCACATGACCCAGAATGGGTACCTCAACACCGACGTGGCCAAGAAGGAGTGGGGCTTCGACGGGATCATGATGTCCGACTGGACGTCCACCTATGATGCGGTGGCGGCCGCGAACGGGGGCTTGGACCTGGAGATGCCTTCCGGCCTCTTCCTGAACCGCCAAAACCTCCTGCCCGCGATCGAGCAGGGCAAGGTCAAGCTCGCGACTATCGACGACAAGGTGCGCCGCATCCTGCATACCGCGGCGCGCTTCGGTTGGCTCGATCGCGACCAGACCGACCTCTCCATCCCCCGCTATAACCCGCAGGGCCGACAGGTGGCCCTGGCCGCCGCGGGGGAGAGCATGGTCCTGCTGAAAAACGAGGGCAACCTTCTGCCCCTGGGCAAGGGCAAGATCAAGTCCCTCGCCATCATCGGGCCCAACGCCTATCCCGCCGTGCCCGTGGGGGGCGGCAGCGCCCGGGTGGAGCCCTTCGCCGCGGTCAGCTTTCTGGAGGGGTTGAGCAACGCGCTCGGCACGGCGGCCAAGGTGTACTACCACCGCGGCTTGCCCCCGGCAGAGGAGATGGCGCGGGCCACCAACTTTCTGACCGCGGAGACGAGCGGGAAGCCGGGCCTCAAGGCCGAGTTCTTCGACAACGAGGGTCTCACGGGCACGCCGGTCATGACCCGCACCGATCTCCATATCTTCTTCGGGCACGCGAGAGCGGTCCTTCCCGAGAACAGCCGCAGCGAGAGGTGGACGGGATACTTCGTTCCCCCGAGCCCGGGCGCCTACGACGCCTTCGTGGCCGCGACGGGAGAGGATGGCGGCCACTACCGGCTCTACGTCGACGACAAGGTCGTACTCGACAATTGGAAGTCTTCACCCGAGTTGATGGGCATGACCAGCCTCTCCTTCGATCAGCGGCCCCACAAGGTCGTGCTCGAGCACCACGGGCGGTCGCGTTGGCTGGGGGGGCGGTTGGCCCTGGGATTGGTTCGCCAAGGCACCCTCGTCGAGGCGGATGCCAAGGCGCTCGCCAAGAGCGCCGACGTGGTGGTGGTAGCGGCCGGCTTTTCGCCCGCGTCGGAGAGCGAGGGCGCCGACCGCACCTTCCGGCTTCCCCCCGGCCAGGATGAGCTAATCCGGGAGATGGTGGCCGCTAACCGGAACACGGTGGTGGTCTTGACCGCGGGGGGCGGCGTCGACACCAGCGCCTGGCTCGATCGTGTCCCCGCCCTCGTGCACGCCTGGTATCCGGGGCAGGAGGGCGGGACGGCCCTGGCCGCCATCCTTTTGGGAGACGTGAATCCGTCGGGGCGCTTGCCCATTACCCTCGAGCGGCGCTGGGAGGACAATCCGGTGCACGACAGCTACTACCCGGCGGAGACGGGAACCAACCGCATCGTGTACCAGGAGGGCGTCTTCGTGGGCTATCGCGGCTACGAACACCGGGGCACTAAGCCGCTCTTTCCTTTCGGCTATGGGCTGTCCTACACCACCTTCAAGTACGGGAACCTGGCCATCAAGTCCACCGCCCCGGGGGCGTCGGGAGGGGAGAGCGGGGAGCCCCCCTACGAGGTCTCCTTCGACGTCACGAATACCGGGAGCCAGGCCGGTGCCGATGTCGCCCAGGTCTACGTCGGAGAGACGCAGGCCAGGGTGCCCCGTCCGGCCAAGGAGCTGAAGGGCTTTGCCAAAGTGGCCCTCCAACCCGGAGAGACCAAGCGGGTCACGGTGACCCTCGACCGCCGCGCGCTCTCCTACTACGACGTCAAGGCGAAGGGCTGGCGCGCCGAGCCGGGCAGTTTCGACGTGCTGGTGGGCCGCTCGTCCGAGCAGATCGAGCTGCGGGGGCAGCTGGGACTGGTCGCCACCGCCCCGCGGGCTAAGTAG